One part of the Rutidosis leptorrhynchoides isolate AG116_Rl617_1_P2 chromosome 1, CSIRO_AGI_Rlap_v1, whole genome shotgun sequence genome encodes these proteins:
- the LOC139854049 gene encoding uncharacterized protein, with translation MTMNMYYSYQIRDRAGTDNLLTRSGRLFQQYIVTAYCSIELQRIDYIRNNQNNIRNEYLCGLHDAINRGDQMGSDVGSRVILPASFTGSPRYMYSHYLDALAICRVHGNPKFFITFTCNSKWPEIRRYLAAFSHLTTADRTDIVTRIFKLKVNKFVNYLKQERPFGRVVAVLYTIEFQKRGTPHCHTLLWTETLTLSLCNIEDYISTELPDPMVDPLGYKVVSEFMIHGPCGAINISAQCMDRFVCTKKFPKSLNMNTYFDKNGYAQYRRRNTGVTAKKCGVDLDNSYVVPYNRNLCLIFHAHINVEYCGWTMMIKYLFKYISKGTDKIVMRVSRDIGQRQAETENQPKRVDEIQNFVDDRFICPCEACWRMYGFSIHHREPAKNTLIEWLEYNRRYSEGHHLTYLDFPKEFVWLDKDRCWARRRNLNKPLVGRLTYMHPTTGEVFYLRMLLCHQRGCKTFEEIRVVGGTQHSNYRSACEALGLLGNDREWTAALQEASASATSAQLRSLFVHMLMFCEVTSPLRLWNENWELMADDIPLRAAASLHIDNLHVNDTELRQYVLCEIEVILSSYNKSITDFGLPPLSENLLRELNNRLIMEERNYNRQALRTEFEGLIWKMNEKQKYIYDLIVNASVQKKQELIFVYGFGGTGKTFLWRCIITYLRSEGKIVLAVASSGIASLLLPAGRTAHSRFKLPIDLIDETETELIVWDEAPMNDKKCFESLDRTLRDILDCDSLPFGGKSIILGGDFRQTMPVKKRV, from the exons ATGACTATGAATATGTATTATAGTTACCAAATTCGCGACAGGGCTGGTACTGATAATCTGCTGACAAGGTCGGGTAGGTTATTCCAACAATATATAGTTACAGCTTATTGCAGTATTGAGTTACAAAGGATAGACTATATAAGGAACAATCAAAATAACATAAGAAATGAGTATTTATGTGGCTTACACGATGCTATTAATAGAGGTGACCAAATGGGTTCCGATGTGGGTAGTCGTGTTATTCTACCAGCTTCCTTCACTGGAAGTCCAAGATATATGTATAGTCACTACCTTGACGCTTTAGCGATTTGTAGAGTTCATGGAAATCCAAAGTtttttattacatttacatgtaacTCGAAATGGCCAGAGATACGTCGATATCTAGCTGCATTTTCTCATTTGACTACTGCTGATAGAACCGATATTGTGACGCGTATATTTAAGCTTAAAGTTAATAAATTTGTGAACTACTTGAAGCAGGAGAGGCCATTCGGTCGTGTAGTTGCAG TTTTATATACTATTGAGTTTCAGAAACGTGGGACGCCTCACTGTCACACCTTATTGTGGACTGAAACTCTTACACTTAGCTTATGTAATATTGAAGATTATATATCGACTGAATTACCTGATCCAATGGTTGACCCTCTTGGTTACAAAGTAGTTTCAGAATTCATGATCCACGGTCCGTGTGGAGCTATCAACATATCAGCTCAGTGTATGGACCGTTTTGTTTGCACGAAAAAGTTTCCAAAGTcgttaaatatgaatacatattTTGATAAAAATGGTTATGCTCAGTATCGAAGAAGAAACACTGGTGTGACGGCTAAGAAATGTGGTGTCGATTTAGATAACAGTTATGTGGTCCCCTATAATCGTAATCTTTGTCTTATATTTCATGCTCACATAAACGTTGAATATTGTGGGTGGACGATGATGATTAAGTATTTGTTTAAGTATATATCGAAGGGAACTGATAAGATAGTGATGCGTGTTTCACGTGATATTGGTCAACGGCAGGCAGAAACAGAAAATCAGCCAAAGAGGGTGGATGAGATCCAGAATTTCGTTGATGATCGATTTATTTGTCCTTGCGAGGCCTGTTGGAGAATGTACGGGTTTTCTATACATCATAGAGAACCAGCG AAAAATACGTTGATCGAATGGTTAGAGTATAATAGAAGATATTCAGAAGGTCATCATTTGACCTATCTTGACTTTCCAAAAGAGTTTGTTTGGTTAGATAAAGATAGATGTTGGGCTCGCAGGCGGAATCTGAATAAGCCGTTAGTAGGAAGGCTAACATACATGCATCCAACTACCGGTGAAGTTTTTTATTTAAGAATGTTGTTATGTCACCAAaggggttgtaaaacatttgaagaaATAAGAGTTGTAGGTGGAACACAACATTCGAATTATCGTTCGGCCTGTGAAGCTCTTGGTTTGTTGGGGAACGACAGGGAATGGACAGCAGCACTACAGGAAGCTAGTGCATCTGCTACAAGTGCACAACTCCGATCATTGTTTGTTCACATGCTTATGTTTTGTGAAGTTACGAGCCCACTCCGATTATGGAACGAAAATTGGGAGCTTATGGCTGATGATATTCCTTTGAGGGCCGCAGCTTCTTTACATATCGACAATCTACATGTCAATGATACGGAATTAAGACAGTATGTCCTATGTGAGATCGAAGTGATATTAAGTAGTTATAACAAGTCTATAACAGATTTTGGTTTGCCTCCGCTGTCAGAAAATCTACTGCGTGAGCTGAACAACAGACTAATAATGGAGGAACGCAATTACAATCGTCAGGCGCTGCGAACTGAATTCGAAGGGCTGATTTGGAAAATGAACGAAAAACAGAAATACATTTACGATCTAATAGTTAATGCATCAGTTCAAAAGAAACAAGAATTAATTTTCGTATATGGTTTCGGGGGCACAGGCAAGACATTTCTATGGAGATGCATTATTACATACTTAAGATCTGAAGGGAAAATTGTCCTAGCAGTCGCTTCTTCTGGTATCGCATCGTTGTTACTACCTGCTGGCAGAACTGCGCACTCGAGGTTCAAATTACCTATTGATTTAATCGATGAAACG GAAACAGAATTGATCGTATGGGATGAGGCTCCGATGAACGACAAAAAATGTTTTGAATCTCTTGATAGAACTTTAAGAGACATACTTGATTGTGATTCTTTACCATTTGGAGGTAAATCAATCATACTCGGAGGAGACTTCAGGCAAACTATGCCAGTTAAAAAAAGGGTTTGA
- the LOC139886209 gene encoding L-ascorbate oxidase homolog, producing the protein MKTTFFILLLIATAQKINGEDPYRFFNWNLTYGDIYPLGVKQQGILINGQFPGPQIDSVTNDNVIVSIYNSLDESFLITWNGIQQRRNSWQDGVYGTNCPIPPGQNFTYILQVKDQIGSFFYFPSLAFHRAAGAYGGITISSRPMIPVPFPPPAGDFTILAGDWFKQNHTDLKAILDGGHDLPFPDGLLINGRGSNGFTFNVDQGKTYRLRISNVGLTTSINFRIQGHKMLLVETEGTHTLQNTYASLDIHLGQSYSVLITADQPPQNYYMVVSTRFTSQILTATSILRYTNSPGTFPAPPPGGPTIQIDWSLNQARSIRQNLTASGPRPNPQGSYHYGMVNFTRTIRLANSAPVINGKQRYAVNSVSFIPADTPLKIADYFKISGVFSLGTISDSPNGGGGYLQTSVMAADFRAFAEIVFENSEDTVQSWHIDGHFFFVVGMDGGTWSADSRANYNLRDGISRSTVQVYPKSWTALYVPLDNVGMWNIRSQNWVRQYLGQQFYLRVYSPVNSWRDEYPIPKNAITCGRASGRKTRPL; encoded by the exons ATGAAAACTACATTCTTTATACTACTTTTAATAGCCACTGCACAAAAGATTAATGGTGAAGACCCTTATAGATTTTTTAACTGGAATTTAACTTACGGTGACATCTATCCTCTTGGAGTCAAACAACAG GGGATATTGATAAATGGACAGTTTCCCGGGCCACAAATCGATTCGGTTACTAATGATAATGTCATTGTTAGTATTTACAACAGCTTGGATGAATCATTCCTCATTACTTG GAATGGGATACAACAAAGGAGGAATTCATGGCAGGATGGTGTTTATGGCACAAATTGTCCAATTCCACCTGGTCAAAATTTCACATATATTCTTCAAGTAAAAGATCAAATTGGCAGCTTCTTTTACTTTCCGTCGCTTGCGTTTCATCGGGCCGCGGGTGCTTACGGTGGTATTACGATCTCCAGCCGCCCTATGATCCCGGTGCCTTTCCCTCCACCTGCAGGAGATTTCACCATTTTGGCCGGTGATTGGTTCAAGCAAAATCACACT GATTTGAAAGCAATTTTAGATGGAGGACATGATCTTCCATTCCCAGATGGTCTTCTCATCAACGGTCGTGGATCTAACGGCTTTACATTCAACGTTGATCAAG GAAAAACGTATAGGTTGAGGATATCGAATGTGGGGCTAACGACATCAATCAACTTTAGAATCCAAGGCCATAAAATGCTGCTAGTAGAGACCGAAGGAACTCATACTCTACAGAACACATACGCGTCTCTTGATATTCATTTGGGCCAATCGTACTCGGTTTTGATCACAGCTGATCAACCACCACAGAACTATTACATGGTCGTCTCAACCCGATTCACCTCTCAAATCCTAACCGCAACCTCAATTCTTCGTTACACCAATTCTCCAGGAACTTTCCCAGCTCCTCCACCGGGTGGGCCCACTATCCAAATCGATTGGTCTTTAAATCAAGCCCGATCGATTAGGCAAAATTTGACAGCAAGTGGACCGAGGCCCAACCCACAAGGCTCGTACCATTATGGAATGGTTAACTTCACACGAACTATTAGACTCGCGAACTCTGCTCCTGTTATAAATGGGAAGCAGAGGTACGCGGTCAACAGTGTATCGTTTATACCGGCAGACACTCCTTTGAAGATTGCTGATTATTTCAAGATCTCCGGCGTGTTTTCCCTTGGGACGATATCGGACAGCCCCAACGGAGGTGGTGGGTACCTACAAACTTCGGTTATGGCTGCTGATTTTAGAGCGTTTGCTGAGATCGTGTTTGAGAATTCAGAAGATACTGTGCAATCATGGCACATTGATGGTCACTTCTTCTTTGTTGTTGG TATGGATGGAGGTACGTGGTCGGCTGATAGCAGAGCGAATTACAATCTAAGAGATGGGATTTCTCGCTCAACGGTTCAG GTGTATCCGAAATCATGGACCGCATTGTATGTACCACTAGACAATGTGGGAATGTGGAACATTCGATCTCAAAACTGGGTTCGACAGTATTTAGGCCAACAATTTTATCTTCGAGTTTATTCGCCAGTGAATTCTTGGAGGGATGAGTACCCGATCCCGAAGAATGCTATCACTTGTGGTCGAGCAAGTGGTCGGAAAACACGTCCTTTGTAA